A stretch of Linepithema humile isolate Giens D197 chromosome 3, Lhum_UNIL_v1.0, whole genome shotgun sequence DNA encodes these proteins:
- the LOC136998673 gene encoding uncharacterized protein → MDIRIMDLDVSLTPEEVIQVVAEQGDCHKDDVRNGPIRKFKGGLGSMWLQIPALAAIKIAEKGKIGIGWSFARVEVLKKRPLQCFRCLARGHTRNRCPSENADRSFCCYNCGEAGHKAGDCTRKACCPICKGKGLKDNHKVGSPECPLCPPAKGKPKDTTSLVNIPEKEVDMEVEKANTR, encoded by the coding sequence ATGGATATCAGAATAATGGACTTGGATGTATCTTTAACACCGGAGGAAGTAATCCAGGTAGTGGCTGAACAAGGAGACTGCCACAAAGATGATGTACGCAACGGCCCCATCAGAAAGTTTAAAGGTGGTTTGGGCTCAATGTGGCTACAGATTCCCGCGCTAGCGGCTATCAAAATAGCTGAAAAAGGGAAGATAGGGATAGGATGGTCATTTGCCAGAGTGGAGGTACTGAAGAAGAGACCACTTCAGTGCTTCAGATGTCTCGCAAGGGGGCATACCCGCAACAGATGCCCATCTGAAAATGCTGACAGATCCTTCTGTTGCTACAACTGTGGGGAAGCTGGACACAAGGCGGGAGACTGTACGCGAAAAGCTTGCTGTCCAATTTGTAAAGGAAAAGGCCTTAAAGACAACCATAAAGTGGGTAGCCCTGAATGCCCACTATGTCCTCCGGCCAAGGGAAAACCCAAGGACACTACCTCTTTGGTGAATATACCAGAAAAGGAGGTGGACATGGAGGTGGAAAAAGCTAACACACGATAA